The stretch of DNA ATTATCTGTAGCTGTAGTTATAACTAAGGTATTATTTAATATCTTTGATATTTCTTTAGCTAAATTATTAGCGCCTCCTAGATGACCAGATACTAAGCTTATAGAAAACTTATTACATACATCAACCACTACAACTGCTGGATCTTTATCCTTGCTTTTTAAGTAGTTAGCTATAGCTCTAACTGCTATTCCTGTTGAACTTATAAAAACTAGTGAATCATACTTTTCAAAACATTCTTTAGTTATTTTGTCTAAAAGAAAATCTTGCATCTTAGATTTTTTATAAATATCTCCACCTAAAGCTTCTCTTATTTTTTCTCCTAAGATATCTCCTTTTTCTGTAACACTTATTATCCCTATCATAGTTATTTCTTAGCCTCTCTAAACATATGAGTAAACCCTTTATCATATAAAAGGCTCTTTTCATATTTGCAGTCTATAAAGTCTCCTACTAGTATTTGGGCGCATTTTTTTATTCCTGCTTCTTTAACCTTTTCTCCTATATCATCTAAAGTTCCAATAAGTACTCTCTCATCTTGCCAAGTTGCTCTTTCTACAACAGCTATTGGAACATTTCTTCCATAACCATTTCTTAATTTTTCTACAACCTTATCTATCATTGATATTGATAAAAATATAGCCATAGATGCTCCAATAGATGCTAGTTTTTCTAAATCTTCTGTTTCTGGTACAGGTGTTCTCCCTTCTACTCTAGTTAAAATAACTGTTTGAGTTATTGATGGAAGGGTAAACTCTCTATTAATAGCAGATGCTGCTGCTGTAAATGAACTAACTCCTGGTATAACCTTATAATCTATATTTACTTTAGAAAGTTCATCCATTTGTTCTTTTATAGCTCCATAAATTGAAGGATCTCCTGTGTGAAGTCTAACTATTAGCTTATCTTTATTTTCTTTTATTACATCAATTACCTCATCTAAGGTCATTTTTGCTGAATTAAAGATTTCTACATCCTCCTTGCAAAAATCTAAATGCTCACTACTAACTAGTGAACCTGCATATATAACTATATCTGCCTTACTTAAGATGTCTCTTCCCTTTACAGTTATTAAATCAACATCCCCAGGTCCAGCTCCTATAAAATAAACCATTTTTTCTCACCTACTCTTTACTTGCTAATATTAATGACATATATTCTTTAGAATTTATTATTTCTTCTTTATCTTTTAATATTCTTTGACCTTCTCTTCCAGCTTTACTAACATATACATAATCAAAGCCTTTTTCTTCTAAAACATTTATAACTTCTTCCTCATGTTTATAAACCTTCATTATAACAACATATTTTTCATCTTTAATATCACTAACTCTTGTTGCTGGTAAAACCATAAGAGGATTATTTCCTACAACTAAAGTTCTATCAACTATACTAGCTGCTGCACAAAAAGAAGTTATACCTGGTATTGTTTTTACCTTAAAACCTCTTTCTTCAATATGTTTTAATAAATGAATATATGTACTATATACATAAGGATCTCCTATAGTTAAAAATGAAACATTTTTTCCTTCTCTTAATTTTTCTTCTATTAAATCATAAGCTGCCTTTGCCTTTAAAACCCTATCTTTAGTTCCCATAGGAAAGTGTTTTATTATTATTTCTGTTCCTTCTTTTATATAATCCTTTGCAGTTTCTAAAGCTATACTTTCTCCACCATCTATAGCACTTGGAGCTACAATTACATCTGAAGCTTCTATAGCCCTAACTCCCTTTACTGTAATTAATTCACTATCTCCTGGCCCTACGCCTATTCCATATAATACCGCCATTAAATTTCTCTCCTTATTGCCTTAACTATATAAATAGGATTGTTAGCTATCATCATATAGCTATCGCCTCTATTTTTACTTATATTAACCATCGATATATCTATTTTGTAATTTAAACTTCTCATAAGATCTATTGCTTTATAGGCATTATCTATAGTTATAAAATTCATAACTATATTCCCACAATCTTTAATTAATTCATTGCAATCTAAAATTATTTTTTCTAAACTTCCTGAGCTTCCACCTATAAATATAGAGTCAAACTTTTTATTTTGTTTTTTAAGTGTATCTAATATATCTAAAGCTTCACCTTTAAATAATTCTATATTTTCACATTTGAATTTTTCTATATTCTTCTTTGTTACTTCTATTGCTTCTTCATCTTTTTCTATTGAATAAATTTGTCCATTATATGATATTTTAGAAGCTTGTACAGTTATACTTCCAGTACCTGAGCCTATATCTAAAACTTTTGAATCATCTTTTAACTCTAGTTTAAAAATACTTAAAGCTCTTATATCTTCCTTGGTCATTGGGCAATTTCCTCTAATAAATTCCTCATCTTTAATTAAAATCATATATACCCTCCTTTCTTAAAGCCTTTCAACTATAAATATTATTAAATCTCCAAACTCCTCCTCTAATAAAGAAGCTGGGAAATCATAAAAAATTCTTTCATCATCATAAGATAGATTCTCACCTACTATAACCTTTGATGATATATTATTTTCTATAAGTCTTTTACATAAAACCTTTGGCGTATTTATCTTATCTGTTAACCAAATAGACAAAGGATATTCTTTTACTTTTTTTATGAAGTCTTCTTCTCTTCCATGCAAGCTTCCTGTATATGCATTACTCCAACTTTTATTAATTTTGCAAGTTAAATATTGAAAGGAACTTATCCCTGGAATTATACTTAAATCCCC from Clostridium chauvoei encodes:
- the cobM gene encoding precorrin-4 C(11)-methyltransferase produces the protein MVYFIGAGPGDVDLITVKGRDILSKADIVIYAGSLVSSEHLDFCKEDVEIFNSAKMTLDEVIDVIKENKDKLIVRLHTGDPSIYGAIKEQMDELSKVNIDYKVIPGVSSFTAAASAINREFTLPSITQTVILTRVEGRTPVPETEDLEKLASIGASMAIFLSISMIDKVVEKLRNGYGRNVPIAVVERATWQDERVLIGTLDDIGEKVKEAGIKKCAQILVGDFIDCKYEKSLLYDKGFTHMFREAKK
- a CDS encoding cobalt-factor II C(20)-methyltransferase — encoded protein: MAVLYGIGVGPGDSELITVKGVRAIEASDVIVAPSAIDGGESIALETAKDYIKEGTEIIIKHFPMGTKDRVLKAKAAYDLIEEKLREGKNVSFLTIGDPYVYSTYIHLLKHIEERGFKVKTIPGITSFCAAASIVDRTLVVGNNPLMVLPATRVSDIKDEKYVVIMKVYKHEEEVINVLEEKGFDYVYVSKAGREGQRILKDKEEIINSKEYMSLILASKE
- the cbiT gene encoding precorrin-6Y C5,15-methyltransferase (decarboxylating) subunit CbiT, which gives rise to MILIKDEEFIRGNCPMTKEDIRALSIFKLELKDDSKVLDIGSGTGSITVQASKISYNGQIYSIEKDEEAIEVTKKNIEKFKCENIELFKGEALDILDTLKKQNKKFDSIFIGGSSGSLEKIILDCNELIKDCGNIVMNFITIDNAYKAIDLMRSLNYKIDISMVNISKNRGDSYMMIANNPIYIVKAIRREI
- the cbiE gene encoding precorrin-6y C5,15-methyltransferase (decarboxylating) subunit CbiE, whose translation is MIYVVGLGPGNKEYIMPKAVTILKKSKIILGFSRAIDSLNFIENKKIKVKTLREIIDFIEINNKEDISIVASGDPTFYGISEYIGKNYKGDLSIIPGISSFQYLTCKINKSWSNAYTGSLHGREEDFIKKVKEYPLSIWLTDKINTPKVLCKRLIENNISSKVIVGENLSYDDERIFYDFPASLLEEEFGDLIIFIVERL